The proteins below are encoded in one region of Arenibacter algicola:
- a CDS encoding DUF4407 domain-containing protein: protein MLQHFFMLCSGADTDILKTCSKGEQNKYAGIGATVFFTAVMAFIASAYALYTVFDNIYSSIFFGLIWGLLIFNLDRFIVSTIKKSDSFKSELLQATPRIILAVIIAIVISKPLEMKIFEKEINQVLLEEKNTMTLANKEQIATQYTPKTEQLKADILGLKNEIATKEVETNALYDTYISEAEGTAGTKLLGKGPVYKEKRDKHDAALAELQSLKQTNAERISTLEAQIAALDLEYVDQVTNTQPIIDGFDGLMARINALDKLPWLPSFFIFLLFLAIETSPIIAKLLSPKGAYDYKLEDQESAVRTWVTQKVGQREKVLETDTLLNNKIYSEIAEEEEIYKYKKQKAEELLRLQANAFHEGQVKSL from the coding sequence ATGTTACAGCACTTTTTTATGCTCTGCTCCGGGGCAGATACCGATATTCTCAAAACTTGCTCCAAGGGAGAACAAAACAAATACGCCGGAATAGGCGCCACAGTTTTCTTTACCGCCGTCATGGCATTTATAGCCAGTGCCTATGCCCTCTATACAGTATTCGACAATATATATTCCTCCATTTTCTTCGGCCTTATTTGGGGGCTTCTCATATTTAATCTGGATCGATTTATAGTCTCCACTATAAAAAAGAGCGATAGTTTTAAGAGCGAATTACTACAAGCTACACCGCGAATAATATTGGCCGTCATTATCGCAATTGTTATTTCCAAACCTTTGGAAATGAAAATTTTTGAAAAGGAAATCAACCAAGTGCTTTTGGAGGAGAAAAACACTATGACACTTGCCAACAAAGAGCAAATTGCCACACAATACACCCCAAAAACGGAACAACTGAAGGCTGATATTTTGGGTCTAAAAAATGAAATAGCGACTAAAGAAGTCGAAACCAACGCGCTTTACGATACCTACATCTCCGAGGCAGAAGGTACTGCAGGCACCAAATTATTGGGCAAAGGGCCAGTATACAAGGAAAAAAGGGACAAACACGATGCTGCCCTGGCCGAATTACAGTCCCTAAAACAAACGAACGCCGAAAGAATTTCAACCTTAGAGGCACAGATTGCGGCCTTGGATCTGGAATATGTAGATCAAGTTACCAATACCCAACCGATAATTGACGGTTTCGACGGACTCATGGCTCGTATAAATGCCTTGGATAAATTGCCCTGGTTGCCCTCATTTTTTATTTTTCTTTTGTTCCTGGCCATTGAGACATCACCAATAATAGCAAAGCTACTATCCCCAAAAGGTGCCTACGATTATAAGCTGGAAGACCAAGAAAGTGCCGTTAGGACATGGGTGACACAAAAGGTTGGCCAACGTGAAAAAGTGCTGGAAACAGACACCCTTCTAAACAATAAGATCTACAGTGAAATTGCCGAGGAAGAGGAAATCTACAAATACAAAAAACAAAAGGCCGAGGAATTGTTAAGGCTACAGGCCAATGCATTTCATGAAGGCCAAGTGAAAAGTCTATAG
- a CDS encoding metal-dependent hydrolase: MDSLTQIVLGAAVGEAVLGKKVGNKAMFYGAIAGTIPDLDVLANYVADTVTAIEWHRGFTHSIFFSIIFAPIFGWLIFKLERKGPATWKEWSLLMFCGLFTHPILDAFTTWGTQLFWPFDLRIAFQNIFVIDPLYTLPFLLFLILAMRQKRDLALRWRYNMYGLSISSLYLGLSLVLKGVAHKKITDSLDAQGIAYTEIDTRPSPFNTVLWSANVDAGDAYLIGNYSFFDNKPVQFSRYPKNHELLGDLAQSDKVQRLKKITEGWYTINEVNGQLFFNDLRFGLMSLDPDESQFAFNYKLIPKDGELSVEESPKLKRDAKKLLLALWVRMWGN; encoded by the coding sequence ATGGATTCGCTAACGCAGATAGTATTGGGTGCCGCAGTGGGAGAGGCGGTTTTAGGTAAGAAAGTGGGCAACAAGGCCATGTTCTATGGGGCTATTGCCGGCACCATTCCGGATTTGGATGTTTTGGCCAATTATGTTGCCGATACGGTCACTGCTATAGAGTGGCATAGGGGGTTTACCCACTCTATCTTCTTTTCCATAATTTTTGCCCCTATCTTCGGTTGGCTGATTTTTAAATTGGAACGCAAGGGACCTGCCACATGGAAGGAATGGTCTTTATTGATGTTCTGCGGACTTTTCACCCATCCCATTTTGGATGCCTTTACCACATGGGGGACCCAACTTTTTTGGCCCTTTGATCTACGGATAGCTTTTCAGAACATCTTCGTTATCGATCCCTTGTACACCCTGCCATTTTTGCTGTTTCTTATTCTTGCTATGCGCCAAAAGCGCGATTTGGCGCTGCGGTGGCGCTATAATATGTATGGGTTGAGCATCAGCAGTTTATATTTGGGACTTAGCTTGGTACTCAAAGGAGTTGCCCATAAAAAGATTACCGATAGTTTGGACGCACAGGGAATAGCTTATACAGAAATAGACACTAGGCCTTCTCCGTTTAATACTGTTCTATGGTCTGCCAATGTTGATGCCGGCGACGCTTACCTCATTGGTAATTACTCTTTTTTCGATAATAAGCCCGTTCAGTTTAGTCGCTATCCAAAAAACCACGAATTACTGGGTGATTTGGCCCAAAGTGATAAGGTTCAACGGCTGAAAAAAATTACTGAAGGTTGGTATACCATAAATGAGGTAAACGGACAGTTATTTTTTAATGACCTGCGATTCGGGTTGATGAGTTTGGACCCGGATGAATCCCAATTTGCCTTTAATTATAAGTTGATTCCCAAGGATGGGGAGCTGTCGGTAGAAGAAAGCCCAAAATTAAAGAGGGATGCCAAAAAACTCCTTTTGGCCCTATGGGTAAGAATGTGGGGGAATTAG
- a CDS encoding MutS-related protein, whose amino-acid sequence MDNLIAFYKHRVELHAGVLGQVKRQLAISSTIRLIVFVLAASFIYLFFGDTKLVLGTIIVAIGLFLYLVSKHTDLQYKRDKLLALIKINETEIKVLVRNFHHLPDGSEYKDPNHFFAQDIDLFGKGSYYQYSNRTALVQGSDMLVEMLLANDLENIAGKQKAVEELSKLPDWRQEFSAIATLVKTDTTTKTIVSWLAGYKAYVPKSMRYVSYTFSLVSLILIGGYLLGTLPGFPIFIILLAGLLLSGFFLKSTSKLASDANRVQSTFQQYQKLILKIEEQEFASDLLKEKKNSVVSQKELASKVLKEFSEILGALDQRNNMFFALLGNGFFLWDLLQAYRIERWIGKHGPKVEKWFNAIAFFDAFNSLGNFSHNHPAYNYPRLVDNGVILKSVNASHPLLDPKKAVPNDITILKEQFFIVTGANMAGKSTFLRTVSLQIVMANVGLPLCASAAEYSPIKLITSMRTTDSLTDDESYFFSELKRLKFIVDEIQKDKYFIVLDEILKGTNSLDKAIGSRKFVEKLVASKSTGIIATHDLSLCEVSEELPQVKNYYFDAEIINNELNFDYTFKTGVCKNMNASFLLKKMEIVE is encoded by the coding sequence ATGGATAACCTAATCGCATTTTATAAACATAGAGTAGAACTCCATGCCGGAGTACTTGGACAGGTAAAAAGACAACTGGCCATTTCCAGTACTATCAGATTGATCGTTTTTGTTCTCGCAGCCAGTTTTATCTACCTTTTTTTTGGGGATACTAAATTGGTCCTAGGAACGATTATAGTGGCTATAGGCCTATTTCTGTATCTGGTTTCCAAACATACCGACTTACAATACAAGAGGGACAAACTTTTGGCCCTTATTAAAATTAATGAAACGGAAATAAAGGTGTTGGTGCGTAATTTTCATCACCTTCCCGATGGTTCGGAGTATAAGGATCCCAATCATTTTTTTGCCCAGGACATTGACCTGTTCGGAAAAGGTTCCTATTATCAGTATAGCAATCGTACCGCCTTGGTCCAAGGTAGTGATATGCTGGTGGAAATGCTATTGGCGAACGATTTGGAGAATATTGCGGGCAAGCAAAAGGCCGTGGAAGAATTATCCAAATTACCCGATTGGAGACAGGAATTTTCTGCAATAGCTACCCTGGTAAAAACGGATACTACAACCAAAACCATAGTTTCATGGCTTGCTGGTTACAAAGCATACGTTCCCAAATCCATGCGTTATGTATCCTATACTTTTTCTTTGGTTTCCCTTATTTTGATTGGAGGATACTTGTTGGGGACATTACCAGGTTTCCCTATTTTTATTATTCTTTTGGCCGGTTTGTTATTGAGTGGTTTTTTTCTAAAAAGCACTTCTAAACTGGCTTCGGATGCCAACAGGGTTCAAAGCACCTTTCAGCAGTATCAAAAATTGATCTTAAAAATAGAGGAACAGGAATTTGCCTCCGATCTTTTAAAGGAAAAGAAGAATTCTGTGGTTTCCCAGAAAGAGCTGGCCTCAAAGGTTTTAAAGGAATTCTCGGAAATTCTAGGTGCGCTGGACCAAAGGAACAATATGTTTTTTGCCTTGTTGGGGAACGGATTTTTTCTTTGGGATTTGTTACAGGCCTACAGGATAGAACGGTGGATAGGTAAACACGGGCCAAAGGTGGAGAAGTGGTTTAATGCCATAGCCTTTTTTGACGCTTTTAATAGTCTTGGGAATTTTTCCCATAACCACCCGGCCTATAATTACCCCCGTTTGGTAGATAATGGGGTAATACTAAAATCGGTCAATGCGTCCCATCCTTTATTGGATCCTAAAAAAGCGGTGCCCAATGATATAACCATCCTTAAGGAGCAATTTTTTATTGTCACCGGAGCCAATATGGCTGGGAAAAGTACCTTTTTAAGAACGGTATCCCTGCAAATTGTCATGGCCAATGTGGGCTTGCCCCTATGCGCTTCGGCGGCCGAGTATTCTCCGATCAAGTTAATAACCAGTATGCGCACTACGGACTCACTTACGGACGATGAGTCTTATTTTTTCTCCGAACTGAAAAGGTTGAAGTTTATAGTGGATGAAATACAAAAGGACAAGTATTTTATTGTTTTGGATGAAATCCTCAAAGGGACCAACAGTTTGGACAAAGCCATAGGTTCACGTAAGTTTGTTGAAAAATTGGTGGCTTCAAAGTCTACCGGGATTATTGCCACCCATGATTTAAGTTTATGTGAAGTTTCGGAAGAATTGCCCCAGGTTAAGAACTATTATTTTGACGCCGAAATTATTAACAATGAACTTAATTTCGATTACACTTTTAAAACCGGGGTTTGTAAAAATATGAATGCCTCCTTCTTGTTAAAAAAGATGGAAATAGTGGAATAA